A genomic segment from Paucidesulfovibrio longus DSM 6739 encodes:
- a CDS encoding bactofilin family protein — protein sequence MSKQDTLCILGNGSHWSGLLEFEGSARIDSDFHGDIRTKGQLIIGPNAEVRGTLDVGELDVFGRFRGDVVAERKLTLRAGASVEGNLDVGRIEAEEGSLLNGRIRMASLANEDRPRRSLFARHAEPLGSTLPRAWLKNA from the coding sequence ATGTCCAAGCAAGATACACTCTGCATTCTCGGCAACGGCAGCCACTGGAGCGGGCTTCTCGAATTCGAGGGTTCTGCCCGCATTGATTCGGATTTTCACGGCGACATTCGCACCAAGGGGCAATTGATCATTGGCCCGAACGCGGAAGTGCGGGGAACCCTGGACGTCGGCGAGCTTGACGTGTTCGGGCGTTTCCGTGGGGACGTCGTGGCCGAGCGAAAGCTCACTCTGCGCGCGGGGGCCAGCGTGGAAGGAAATCTGGACGTGGGCCGGATCGAAGCCGAGGAAGGCTCCCTATTGAACGGCCGGATTCGAATGGCCTCCTTAGCGAATGAAGACAGGCCGCGGCGATCCCTGTTTGCGCGCCACGCCGAACCTCTCGGCTCGACCCTGCCCAGGGCTTGGTTGAAAAACGCTTAA